In Bacteroidia bacterium, a genomic segment contains:
- a CDS encoding response regulator — protein sequence MKPYVLIVEDNPINALVLSKIIEDFCEVIQAENDIQTFTAVQKYPFSLILMDINLGGNSLDGESIMKMLRKDARNTNLPIFAVTSYALPGDKKRFLESGFDDYFAKPISREEIIPAIRNILAQAQKF from the coding sequence ATGAAACCTTATGTATTGATTGTTGAAGATAACCCTATTAATGCGCTGGTCTTAAGTAAAATTATCGAAGATTTCTGTGAGGTGATCCAGGCTGAAAATGATATACAAACATTTACTGCTGTACAGAAATATCCATTTTCTTTAATTCTGATGGATATTAACCTGGGGGGGAACAGCCTTGATGGAGAATCGATTATGAAAATGCTAAGGAAAGATGCCCGTAATACAAATCTTCCCATTTTTGCAGTTACAAGTTATGCGCTTCCCGGTGACAAAAAAAGATTTCTGGAGTCGGGGTTTGATGATTATTTTGCTAAACCGATTTCAAGGGAGGAAATCATACCGGCCATAAGGAACATTCTGGCTCAGGCGCAAAAGTTCTGA
- a CDS encoding ATP-binding protein gives MSELRKLVSKGEGLNLEFKRKAAFPEKLAREMVAFANTSGGMLMVGVDDDKSIPGCKFPDEEVFAIESFVTKACRPKLNFRLERVPLSARRVVLVYHVPVSRRKPHFLFHEGNKQAFVRSNDMSILASQEMVKLLRTEKKKSGVSIRIGEREKLLLQHLEQTRQITLFEAQKLLKINRQQVSGLLVLLVRAGLLNIHPSEKGDFFSLEVEAFE, from the coding sequence ATGTCCGAACTTAGAAAACTGGTCAGCAAAGGCGAGGGGCTCAATCTGGAATTTAAGCGTAAAGCTGCTTTTCCGGAAAAACTTGCGCGGGAAATGGTGGCATTTGCCAATACATCAGGCGGTATGCTGATGGTAGGTGTGGACGATGATAAAAGCATTCCGGGTTGTAAATTTCCCGATGAAGAGGTATTTGCGATAGAATCTTTTGTGACGAAAGCCTGCCGCCCAAAACTCAACTTCAGACTGGAGCGGGTTCCGCTGAGTGCCCGTCGTGTAGTATTGGTGTACCATGTGCCGGTAAGCCGAAGAAAGCCTCATTTTTTATTCCATGAAGGAAATAAACAGGCCTTTGTAAGGAGCAATGATATGAGTATTCTCGCCAGCCAGGAAATGGTAAAACTCCTTCGCACCGAAAAAAAGAAGTCGGGTGTATCTATCCGAATCGGGGAAAGGGAAAAATTGCTTCTGCAACACCTGGAACAAACCCGGCAAATCACCCTGTTTGAAGCCCAGAAATTGTTGAAGATCAATCGCCAGCAGGTGTCAGGGTTGCTTGTTTTGCTGGTAAGGGCTGGATTACTCAATATTCACCCAAGTGAGAAAGGCGATTTTTTTAGCCTGGAAGTTGAAGCATTTGAATAA
- a CDS encoding DUF5723 family protein — translation MMYRRFYLVACVFIFLPVLFFGQSFLGLQTGKTLGIYNLDLQPAAIAGQNPNVDIQLFGLSATLESNYLSVSTSAIKDGSVWSADGSNYTRIFPETLNGKEKNMFLNSDFLLPSLSVKVNPNRSFALSGRLRSFSHLDKVGEPAARFSFLGLDIPEQFGIQYNNDRFRFSTLSYVELGLAWAEKVYENGPHRIMAGARFKFLSGLAGAYLYANRLEYSFDNAHILNVHEADMEFAHSIPIEGIDNNFNPRNDFDKFNLRNTGLGADLGAIYEYRPDGQNYKARVGLSILDLGSISFEQSVFSQNFSGSVIGYDLNQLNLNGVRNFDSTLNSEFEYQSGGAQFRMALPTVVSLQADFRLQRNVYVSVIPFLAMKRYGRAGAVHQLSNLAVTPRFEGKWWGVGIPFSLAGDRGTSVGATVRVGPVVAGSANLFNFLLKDNIRSADVHFGFRIPLSVSKKDKTGQEELPPSPEPESKPEPTEKPQKEPKEKPVKEPKEKPEKPEKPDTEKTVAEKKTKEKPIKEPVEKAPKEVPDKPMSISPEKTEAVPEIEATPEIALPMESKAPAPVVESTPLPPATETAAEIAKKEAIARAEEKARAVAEAARIKREEARQKEVEAQKKAREQELLSTDTELYQDRDNDGIADKYDQCPDVPGPLALAGCPEKVEKTVVKTVPKPVVETEPVVAGMDYSKGIYSTGPLSKYLPYADYDHDGVVNEDDRCPESAGPKSRMGCPEEDPRGDHLLEELEIDAFERIYFDSGSDHLTGNSRMVLNRVSDFLKSQPEANIQLVGHADDIGSDSYNDDLSQRRSESAKKYLVAKGISEDRLSIEYFGKRMAVVPNRDEAARKKNRRVEIVLVGN, via the coding sequence ATGATGTATCGTCGATTTTATCTGGTTGCTTGTGTCTTTATTTTCTTACCTGTATTGTTTTTCGGGCAATCTTTTTTAGGGCTCCAAACCGGAAAAACGCTCGGCATCTACAATCTTGATCTTCAGCCTGCGGCTATTGCCGGTCAAAATCCGAATGTAGATATTCAGCTTTTTGGGCTCTCTGCTACACTTGAAAGCAATTACCTTTCCGTCAGTACGTCAGCCATAAAGGATGGTTCTGTCTGGTCAGCAGATGGAAGCAACTACACCCGAATATTTCCGGAAACACTCAATGGCAAGGAAAAAAATATGTTTCTGAATTCGGATTTTCTCCTGCCATCCCTATCAGTAAAGGTAAACCCCAACCGCTCATTTGCGCTTAGCGGTCGTTTGCGAAGCTTCTCCCACCTCGACAAGGTGGGCGAGCCGGCGGCGAGATTCTCTTTTCTGGGTCTGGATATCCCGGAGCAGTTTGGCATACAATACAACAATGACCGGTTTCGATTTTCAACCTTGTCCTATGTAGAGCTGGGACTGGCATGGGCTGAGAAGGTATATGAAAATGGCCCGCATCGGATTATGGCGGGTGCTCGTTTTAAATTTCTCAGCGGCCTTGCCGGAGCTTATTTATATGCCAACCGACTGGAGTATTCTTTTGACAATGCCCACATCCTGAATGTACATGAAGCAGATATGGAGTTCGCTCACTCTATACCCATCGAAGGCATTGATAATAATTTTAACCCCAGAAATGATTTTGACAAGTTTAACCTCCGAAATACTGGTTTGGGAGCTGATCTTGGCGCTATTTACGAATACCGGCCCGACGGACAAAATTATAAGGCACGTGTAGGATTGAGTATTCTGGATTTGGGCAGCATTAGCTTTGAGCAGTCTGTATTTAGTCAGAATTTTTCAGGAAGTGTCATTGGATACGATCTCAACCAGCTAAATCTAAACGGTGTCAGGAATTTTGACAGTACGCTTAATAGTGAATTTGAATATCAGTCAGGCGGGGCTCAATTTCGAATGGCACTACCTACTGTTGTAAGTTTGCAGGCTGATTTCAGGTTGCAGCGCAATGTATATGTGAGTGTGATTCCGTTTCTGGCGATGAAACGTTATGGCAGAGCAGGAGCCGTTCATCAGCTTTCCAACCTGGCAGTGACGCCCCGTTTTGAAGGCAAATGGTGGGGTGTGGGAATACCTTTTTCATTAGCTGGAGACAGAGGTACCAGTGTAGGTGCGACTGTCAGAGTCGGCCCAGTCGTAGCTGGTTCCGCCAACCTGTTTAACTTTCTGCTAAAAGACAATATACGATCTGCGGATGTCCATTTCGGATTTAGAATTCCGCTGTCGGTTTCCAAAAAAGATAAAACCGGGCAGGAAGAGCTCCCGCCATCGCCAGAGCCCGAATCAAAACCAGAGCCCACAGAAAAACCCCAAAAAGAGCCAAAGGAAAAACCCGTTAAAGAACCCAAAGAAAAGCCAGAAAAGCCAGAAAAACCCGATACGGAGAAAACGGTAGCGGAGAAAAAAACAAAAGAAAAACCGATAAAAGAACCTGTAGAAAAGGCCCCAAAAGAAGTCCCGGATAAGCCCATGTCAATATCGCCGGAAAAAACTGAAGCGGTTCCCGAAATTGAAGCAACACCTGAAATAGCGCTCCCTATGGAGTCAAAAGCTCCTGCGCCAGTCGTAGAATCTACGCCATTGCCACCGGCAACAGAGACTGCTGCTGAAATTGCCAAAAAGGAGGCAATCGCCAGGGCAGAAGAAAAGGCCCGGGCAGTAGCAGAAGCAGCAAGGATAAAACGCGAAGAGGCCCGGCAAAAAGAAGTGGAGGCGCAGAAAAAAGCCAGAGAACAAGAGCTGTTGTCAACCGATACTGAACTTTATCAGGATCGCGACAATGACGGAATTGCAGATAAATATGATCAATGCCCGGATGTACCCGGCCCCCTGGCGCTTGCAGGTTGTCCGGAAAAAGTAGAAAAAACCGTTGTAAAAACTGTACCCAAACCCGTAGTTGAGACAGAACCCGTAGTAGCCGGGATGGATTATTCAAAAGGAATTTACAGCACCGGGCCACTCTCCAAATACCTGCCATACGCAGACTATGACCACGACGGAGTGGTAAACGAAGATGACCGTTGCCCCGAGTCCGCCGGGCCAAAATCCAGGATGGGTTGTCCGGAAGAAGACCCCAGAGGCGATCATCTTTTAGAGGAACTGGAAATTGATGCGTTTGAGCGGATCTACTTCGACTCAGGGAGCGACCACCTCACCGGCAATAGCCGGATGGTGCTTAATCGCGTATCAGATTTTTTGAAATCACAGCCTGAAGCCAATATTCAATTAGTAGGCCATGCTGATGATATTGGCTCCGACTCCTACAATGATGATCTTAGCCAAAGAAGAAGTGAATCGGCCAAAAAATATCTGGTAGCCAAAGGCATTTCTGAAGACCGGCTTTCAATAGAATATTTTGGAAAACGTATGGCTGTAGTTCCCAACCGGGATGAAGCAGCCCGTAAAAAAAATCGCAGGGTAGAAATTGTATTGGTAGGAAATTGA